The following nucleotide sequence is from Cytophagales bacterium.
TATGATGGGGATGGCTTATTTGTGGTTTTATTTTTTTGTGAAAAAAAAGTAAAATCTCTATGAAAATAAAACAAATGAATTATCTTTGTTGTTAAATAAATAATAATTTCATATGCTAAACTACTTTAGGGCATCTCTAAAAACTCCGCTTAACCCTTCTCCATTCAAGAGAAGGGCAGGGTTGAGGTGTAATCCCGAGTGCTCGGGAAGAGATGCCCTTTAGTAAATATTACAATAAATAAAAGTTCATTATCAAAAGATTATGAAACATTTCACAGCCATAGTAGAAAGATGTTATGATACAGGATTATATGTAGGATATGTACCAAGCATAAAAGGTGCTCATTCACAAGGGAAGACCCTTGATGAATTACAAAACAACTTAAAGGAAGTTTTAGAAATGCTTCTGGAGGATAAAAACTTTCAGGAAGAAAGCCAATTTATAGGAACTCAGCAAATAACAATAGGGACATAAATGGGTAATTTACCTGTATTAAAACCTCGTGAAGTTGTAAAACTACTTGAAAAACAGGGTTTTGTAGAGGTACGACAAAAAGGCTCTCATAAGCAATTCCGCCATGCAGATGGAAGAGCTACAACTGTCCCTTTCCATCAAGGACAAGATATATCACC
It contains:
- a CDS encoding type II toxin-antitoxin system HicA family toxin; protein product: MGNLPVLKPREVVKLLEKQGFVEVRQKGSHKQFRHADGRATTVPFHQGQDISPILLKQIAKDIGLTPEQLLDIK
- a CDS encoding type II toxin-antitoxin system HicB family antitoxin produces the protein MKHFTAIVERCYDTGLYVGYVPSIKGAHSQGKTLDELQNNLKEVLEMLLEDKNFQEESQFIGTQQITIGT